The Leclercia sp. S52 genome has a segment encoding these proteins:
- the csgB gene encoding curli minor subunit CsgB, whose translation MKNSLLLMFTLLGAPGFVFATTDLAVSEYNFAVNELSKSSYNQAAIIGQQGVNNDANVRQQGTKLLSVVSQEGGNNRANIDQSGSYNLAYIDQKGNSNNASINQGAYGNTAVIIQKGSGNRANITQYGTQKTAVVVQRQSQMAIRVIQR comes from the coding sequence ATGAAGAACAGTTTGTTATTGATGTTTACATTACTGGGTGCACCTGGATTCGTTTTCGCAACCACTGATTTAGCTGTTTCAGAATATAATTTCGCGGTTAATGAATTGAGTAAATCATCCTATAACCAGGCCGCTATCATTGGACAACAGGGCGTTAATAATGACGCGAATGTTCGCCAGCAGGGCACGAAATTGTTATCTGTGGTTTCTCAGGAGGGCGGAAATAATCGGGCGAACATTGATCAATCAGGGAGTTATAACCTTGCTTATATTGATCAAAAAGGGAACTCGAACAATGCGAGTATTAATCAAGGTGCATATGGTAATACCGCAGTGATTATTCAGAAAGGTTCTGGTAATAGAGCGAATATTACGCAGTATGGTACGCAAAAAACGGCAGTTGTAGTGCAGAGACAGTCACAAATGGCGATTCGCGTTATCCAACGCTAG
- the csgA gene encoding curli major subunit CsgA: protein MKLLKVAVIAAIVVSGSAMAGSVPQWGNNHGGNGNNNVSPETLTVYQYGGRNNVDALQSDARGSEITVTQSGFGNDADLSQGADNSEIDLNQRGQGNSATISQWSGKDLTANVRQSGGRNDVDLRQTSNGATANITQVGFGNTVTAGQY, encoded by the coding sequence ATGAAACTTTTAAAAGTGGCAGTAATTGCAGCAATCGTGGTTTCTGGCAGTGCTATGGCTGGCTCCGTTCCACAATGGGGCAATAATCATGGCGGCAACGGTAATAACAACGTTAGCCCTGAAACCCTGACTGTTTATCAGTACGGTGGTCGTAACAACGTAGACGCTTTGCAAAGCGACGCTCGTGGGTCTGAAATCACCGTAACCCAGAGCGGTTTCGGTAACGATGCTGACCTGTCACAGGGCGCTGATAACAGCGAAATCGATCTGAACCAGCGTGGCCAGGGTAACTCTGCTACCATCAGCCAGTGGAGTGGTAAAGACCTCACCGCTAATGTTCGTCAGTCTGGTGGTCGCAACGACGTTGATCTGCGTCAGACCTCTAACGGTGCTACCGCTAACATCACTCAGGTTGGCTTCGGCAACACCGTGACTGCTGGCCAGTACTAA
- the csgC gene encoding curli assembly chaperone CsgC — protein sequence MNTLLLLAALTSQITFQTATEGEMLTIIPQVTVTEPCLCQVQILTSRSGPGGQSTSRQQNTVSLPANKTVNLSRMTVNSGPNDKINVIVTVSDGKSLHLSQQWPPSKA from the coding sequence ATGAATACACTGTTACTGCTAGCTGCGCTCACCAGCCAGATCACCTTTCAGACGGCCACAGAGGGCGAGATGTTGACCATTATTCCTCAGGTTACGGTGACGGAACCCTGTCTGTGCCAGGTACAGATCCTTACATCGCGCAGCGGTCCCGGCGGTCAGAGTACCTCGCGGCAGCAAAATACCGTCTCGTTACCGGCCAATAAAACGGTCAATCTTTCCCGAATGACCGTCAACTCAGGGCCCAACGATAAGATAAATGTCATTGTCACGGTGTCGGACGGCAAATCGCTGCACCTGTCGCAGCAGTGGCCGCCGTCGAAAGCGTAG
- the ymdB gene encoding O-acetyl-ADP-ribose deacetylase, protein MNSRIEVFLGDITTLHVDVVVNAANPSLMGGGGVDGAIHRAAGPALLEACRVVRQQQGECAPGQAVITLAGDLPAKAVIHTVGPVWHGGDHHEARILEEAYRNSLNLAAANGYQTLAFPAIGTGVYGYPRAAAAEIAVNTVSDYLTRKPLPERVYFVCYDEENARLYKRLLTQRGQETDA, encoded by the coding sequence ATGAACTCGCGTATAGAAGTTTTTCTGGGTGATATCACCACCCTGCATGTCGATGTGGTGGTCAATGCCGCCAATCCCTCGTTGATGGGCGGTGGCGGCGTGGATGGCGCGATCCATCGGGCGGCAGGGCCCGCACTACTGGAAGCCTGCAGAGTGGTGCGCCAGCAGCAGGGCGAGTGCGCCCCGGGCCAGGCGGTAATTACTCTGGCGGGCGACCTGCCTGCCAAAGCGGTGATCCACACCGTCGGTCCCGTCTGGCATGGGGGCGATCATCATGAAGCCCGGATCCTGGAAGAGGCTTACCGCAACAGCCTGAACCTTGCCGCGGCTAACGGCTATCAGACGCTCGCCTTCCCGGCGATCGGCACCGGCGTGTACGGATATCCCCGCGCGGCAGCGGCTGAAATCGCCGTCAACACGGTTTCGGATTATCTCACCCGCAAGCCTCTGCCGGAGCGGGTATACTTTGTCTGCTATGATGAAGAAAATGCCCGGCTATACAAGCGACTGCTTACCCAACGAGGACAGGAAACCGACGCATAA
- a CDS encoding phospholipase D family protein, with product MKKMPGYTSDCLPNEDRKPTHNTRLGRAIAPVSSAHPGLCGLLPLDNSLDAFACRYRLAEMAEKTLDVQYYIWEDDMSGRLLFSVLLSAAMRGVRVRLLLDDNNTQGLDAILRLLDAHPNFSVRLFNPFSFRTLRALGYLTDFARLNRRMHNKSFTVDGEVTIIGGRNIGDAYFGAGEEPLFSDLDVMATGPVVQDVAEDFERYWNCASVSTLQQVLELSETEIEDKIHPPEEWYRDDITRRYLDKLQSSEFITRLEAGNLPLIWAKTRLLSDDPRKGQGRAKRHSLLPQRLLDVMGSPVEQIAIISAYFVPTRAGVALLLQMVRKGVKVAIMTNSLAANDVSVVHAGYARWRKKLLRHGIELYELKPTQEGVPVVHDRGITGNSGSSLHAKTFSIDGEKVFIGSLNFDPRSTMLNTEMGFVIESEVLARLIHTRFVRSQRHEAWQLKLDNLGRLNWIERKDGQEIVHKKEPKTRFMQRVLVRLAYWLPVEWLL from the coding sequence ATGAAGAAAATGCCCGGCTATACAAGCGACTGCTTACCCAACGAGGACAGGAAACCGACGCATAACACGCGACTAGGGCGTGCTATTGCGCCGGTCAGTTCTGCACATCCTGGCCTTTGTGGTCTTCTCCCTCTTGATAACAGTCTGGACGCCTTCGCCTGCCGCTACCGGCTGGCGGAGATGGCGGAAAAGACCCTCGATGTTCAGTACTACATCTGGGAAGACGACATGTCCGGAAGACTGTTGTTTTCCGTGCTGCTCTCCGCCGCCATGCGCGGCGTGCGCGTGCGACTTTTACTGGATGACAACAACACGCAGGGGCTGGACGCCATCCTGCGCCTGCTGGACGCTCATCCCAATTTCTCTGTCCGTCTGTTTAATCCCTTCTCATTTCGCACCCTGCGCGCCCTCGGTTATCTCACCGATTTTGCCCGCCTCAACCGGCGGATGCACAACAAGAGTTTTACCGTAGACGGCGAGGTCACCATTATTGGCGGCAGAAACATTGGCGATGCCTATTTTGGTGCGGGTGAGGAGCCGCTGTTCTCCGATCTGGATGTAATGGCCACCGGCCCGGTGGTGCAGGATGTGGCTGAAGACTTTGAACGCTACTGGAACTGCGCTTCAGTCTCCACGCTCCAGCAGGTGCTGGAACTGTCAGAGACCGAGATCGAGGATAAAATTCACCCGCCTGAAGAGTGGTATCGGGACGACATTACTCGCCGCTATCTGGATAAGCTCCAGTCCAGCGAGTTTATTACCCGCCTCGAAGCCGGTAATTTGCCGTTGATCTGGGCAAAAACCCGGTTGCTTAGCGACGATCCGCGCAAAGGGCAGGGCCGGGCAAAACGTCATTCGCTGCTGCCGCAGCGCTTATTGGACGTGATGGGCTCGCCGGTGGAGCAAATTGCGATTATTTCGGCTTATTTTGTTCCGACCCGGGCGGGGGTGGCGCTGCTGCTGCAGATGGTGCGCAAAGGGGTTAAGGTCGCCATCATGACCAATTCGCTGGCGGCTAACGATGTCTCGGTAGTGCATGCCGGCTATGCCCGCTGGCGCAAGAAGCTGTTGCGCCACGGCATTGAGCTGTATGAACTTAAGCCGACTCAGGAGGGCGTCCCGGTGGTGCACGATCGCGGCATTACCGGCAACTCCGGCTCCAGCCTGCATGCCAAGACATTCAGCATCGACGGCGAGAAGGTATTTATTGGTTCGCTTAATTTCGATCCCCGTTCAACCATGCTCAACACCGAGATGGGCTTTGTGATTGAGAGCGAGGTGCTGGCGCGACTGATCCATACCCGGTTTGTCCGCAGCCAGCGCCATGAGGCCTGGCAGCTGAAGCTGGATAATCTGGGGCGTCTGAACTGGATTGAGCGCAAGGACGGGCAGGAAATCGTGCACAAAAAAGAGCCGAAAACCCGTTTTATGCAGCGGGTGCTGGTGCGGCTGGCCTACTGGCTGCCGGTGGAGTGGCTGCTGTAA